One Methanocaldococcus villosus KIN24-T80 genomic window carries:
- the rnp1 gene encoding ribonuclease P protein component 1, with protein sequence MNPKDILRHELIGLKVEIVHAKNKSMIGIKGKVVDETRKTLIIEKDSGKEVVIPKDIAIFLFHLDNCKVKVDGRLLIGRPEERLKKKIKILYPY encoded by the coding sequence ATGAACCCGAAAGACATTTTAAGACATGAGCTTATTGGTTTAAAAGTTGAAATTGTACATGCCAAAAATAAATCTATGATAGGAATTAAAGGAAAAGTTGTTGATGAGACAAGAAAGACTTTAATAATTGAAAAAGATTCTGGGAAAGAAGTAGTAATTCCAAAAGATATTGCCATATTTTTATTTCATTTGGACAACTGTAAGGTTAAAGTTGATGGAAGATTATTAATTGGAAGACCTGAGGAAAGATTAAAGAAAAAAATAAAAATTCTCTATCCATACTAA
- the purF gene encoding amidophosphoribosyltransferase produces MCGIFGAYSDEKNVAKRLYYGLFALQHRGQEGAGIATTDGKNIYYHKDLGLVAEVFNNKILQNLIGFMGIGHVRYSTTGGKRVENCQPFIVKSSFGYIAIAHNGDIVNSEELRKELEKRGHIFISSTDSEVIAQLLVRELIKTDDKIEAVKNTLDMLVGSYSLLIMFNDSLIAARDPYGFKPLCLGRDEDFIYISSEDCALTTLDADFIRDIKPGEILEIKDGEINSYKFKESDFNDYFDINVPIIYRGATTCMFEYVYFSRPDSTIDGISVYKVRKKIGKTLAREKPASADIVSPVPDSGITFALGYAEESKIPYYEGLIKNRYVGRSFILPSQNERELAVRLKLSPVKSVLKDKSIVLVDDSIVRGTTSKRIIEIVRKAGAKEVHFRIGSPKIISPCYYGIDMSRKSELIAVDKSEEEIAKIIGADSVGYISLEGLIKAIGRKDLCLACLTGKYPTKIDFEKVIIREN; encoded by the coding sequence ATGTGTGGTATATTTGGGGCCTATTCTGATGAAAAGAATGTTGCTAAAAGGTTATATTATGGGTTATTTGCACTACAACATAGGGGACAGGAGGGAGCAGGAATTGCTACAACAGATGGAAAAAATATTTATTATCACAAAGATCTTGGGCTAGTTGCTGAAGTATTCAATAATAAGATTTTACAAAATCTCATTGGTTTTATGGGTATAGGGCATGTTAGGTACTCTACAACAGGTGGTAAGAGAGTGGAGAATTGTCAACCATTTATAGTCAAGAGCTCATTTGGATATATAGCTATAGCCCATAATGGGGATATAGTTAATTCTGAAGAGTTAAGGAAAGAACTTGAAAAGAGAGGACATATTTTTATTTCTTCCACAGATTCTGAAGTTATAGCTCAACTACTTGTTAGAGAGTTAATAAAGACTGATGATAAAATAGAGGCTGTAAAAAACACATTAGATATGCTAGTAGGCTCATACTCTTTATTAATCATGTTTAATGACTCATTAATTGCTGCTAGAGATCCTTATGGGTTTAAACCACTTTGTTTAGGGAGAGATGAGGATTTTATTTATATTTCTTCTGAAGACTGTGCATTAACTACATTAGATGCAGATTTTATAAGAGATATAAAACCTGGTGAAATTTTAGAAATAAAAGATGGTGAAATAAACAGCTATAAATTTAAAGAAAGTGATTTTAATGACTATTTTGATATAAATGTTCCTATTATATATAGAGGAGCAACAACATGCATGTTTGAATATGTTTATTTCTCTCGACCAGACTCTACTATTGATGGTATAAGTGTCTACAAAGTTAGAAAGAAAATAGGAAAAACTTTAGCAAGAGAAAAACCTGCATCTGCAGATATTGTCTCCCCAGTACCAGATTCAGGAATTACATTTGCTTTAGGTTATGCTGAAGAGTCTAAGATTCCATATTATGAAGGGCTGATAAAAAATAGATATGTGGGTAGATCATTCATCCTTCCTTCACAGAATGAAAGAGAATTAGCAGTAAGATTAAAGCTTAGCCCAGTAAAGAGTGTTTTAAAAGATAAGAGTATTGTGCTTGTAGATGATAGTATAGTTAGAGGGACTACATCAAAAAGAATAATTGAAATAGTTAGAAAAGCAGGAGCTAAGGAAGTACATTTTAGGATAGGATCACCTAAGATAATCTCCCCATGTTATTATGGAATTGACATGAGTAGAAAATCTGAATTGATAGCTGTTGATAAGAGTGAAGAGGAGATAGCTAAAATAATTGGAGCAGATTCTGTTGGCTATATATCATTAGAAGGATTAATAAAAGCTATTGGTAGAAAAGATTTATGTTTAGCTTGCTTAACAGGAAAATATCCAACAAAAATAGATTTTGAAAAAGTTATTATTAGAGAAAATTAA
- a CDS encoding 50S ribosomal protein L14: protein MKAIASKPVRGLPVGARCVCADNTGAKEVEIIAVRGYKGVMRRLPSAGVGDMVIVTVKKGTPEMRKQVLPAVIIRQRKEIRRPDGTRVKFFDNAVVIVTPDGNPKGSDIKGPVAKEAAERWPGIARIAKIII from the coding sequence ATGAAAGCTATTGCCTCAAAACCTGTCAGAGGGTTGCCTGTTGGAGCTAGATGTGTATGTGCTGATAATACAGGAGCTAAAGAAGTAGAAATAATAGCTGTTAGGGGATACAAAGGAGTTATGAGAAGATTGCCATCAGCAGGAGTAGGAGATATGGTTATAGTTACAGTAAAAAAAGGAACTCCAGAAATGAGAAAGCAAGTATTACCAGCTGTTATTATAAGACAAAGAAAAGAAATTAGAAGACCTGATGGAACAAGAGTTAAGTTCTTTGATAATGCTGTAGTTATTGTAACTCCTGATGGAAATCCAAAAGGATCAGATATAAAAGGACCTGTAGCAAAAGAAGCTGCTGAAAGATGGCCAGGGATAGCAAGAATTGCTAAAATAATTATCTAA
- the mobB gene encoding molybdopterin-guanine dinucleotide biosynthesis protein B produces the protein MRVIGVIGYKNSGKTKLIEDIISNWDKKIAVIKHTIDDIDLKGKDSYRFRDAGAKISIISSDKETVFFLNKLNLDEILGILMGYDIDFVIIEGFKDELKKLNIPKIVLLKNGDDKLIDEQTAYVIKGDYNIDEVIKIIEEKAIIPSMNLNCGHCGYNCETFVKALCKNEVKWDQCVLSNGIKIIVDNKIIPTVPFVSKIIGRSLIAMLECLKGVNKPKHVKIIIDTKKLKNI, from the coding sequence ATGAGAGTTATTGGTGTCATAGGTTATAAGAACTCTGGTAAGACTAAGCTTATAGAAGATATTATAAGCAACTGGGATAAAAAAATAGCTGTGATAAAACATACAATAGATGATATTGATTTAAAGGGTAAAGATAGTTATAGATTTAGAGATGCTGGAGCAAAAATATCTATTATATCTTCTGATAAAGAAACAGTTTTTTTCTTAAATAAATTAAATTTAGATGAAATTTTAGGAATTTTGATGGGATATGATATTGATTTTGTTATAATAGAAGGTTTTAAAGATGAGTTAAAAAAACTTAATATTCCAAAAATAGTTTTATTAAAAAATGGTGATGATAAGTTAATAGATGAACAAACAGCTTATGTTATTAAAGGAGATTATAATATTGATGAAGTAATAAAAATTATTGAAGAAAAGGCTATAATTCCTTCAATGAATTTGAACTGTGGTCACTGTGGATATAATTGTGAAACTTTTGTTAAAGCTCTATGTAAAAATGAAGTAAAATGGGATCAATGTGTTTTATCAAATGGAATAAAAATTATTGTAGATAATAAAATTATTCCTACTGTTCCATTTGTATCAAAGATTATTGGTAGAAGTTTAATAGCTATGTTAGAGTGTTTGAAAGGTGTTAATAAGCCAAAACATGTAAAAATTATTATTGATACAAAAAAATTAAAAAATATTTAG
- a CDS encoding 30S ribosomal protein S17, with protein sequence MARNIGIKVKAPEVECNDENCPFHGTLPVRGQSFVGVVVSDKMQKTVVVKREYLHYLKKYERYEKRSSKLHAHNPPCINAKVGDIVRIMECRPISKTKSFVVVEKLGNIKDIKGEE encoded by the coding sequence ATGGCAAGGAATATAGGGATAAAAGTTAAAGCTCCAGAAGTAGAGTGTAATGATGAAAACTGTCCATTTCATGGAACTCTACCAGTAAGAGGGCAGAGTTTTGTAGGAGTAGTTGTCAGTGACAAGATGCAAAAAACTGTTGTAGTTAAAAGAGAATATTTACACTACCTAAAAAAATATGAAAGATATGAAAAAAGAAGTTCCAAACTTCATGCCCATAACCCACCATGTATAAATGCTAAGGTTGGAGATATTGTTAGAATTATGGAATGTAGGCCTATAAGTAAGACAAAATCATTTGTAGTTGTTGAAAAGCTAGGGAATATTAAAGATATTAAGGGTGAAGAATAA
- the yciH gene encoding stress response translation initiation inhibitor YciH, giving the protein MPEICPKCGLPKELCVCEEIAKEEQKIKISVAKRRYGKLMTIIEGFDTSVINLKDLAKKLKDMCACGGTVKGNTIELQGDHRKKVAEILVKMGFSKDSIEIR; this is encoded by the coding sequence ATGCCAGAGATTTGCCCAAAATGTGGACTACCAAAAGAGTTATGTGTTTGTGAGGAAATAGCAAAAGAAGAACAAAAAATTAAGATATCTGTAGCAAAGAGAAGATATGGAAAGTTAATGACCATTATTGAAGGTTTTGATACAAGTGTTATAAATCTAAAAGATCTTGCCAAAAAATTAAAAGATATGTGTGCCTGTGGAGGGACAGTTAAAGGAAACACAATAGAGTTACAAGGAGATCACAGAAAGAAAGTTGCTGAAATCCTTGTTAAAATGGGATTTTCAAAGGACTCTATTGAAATTAGGTAA
- a CDS encoding ABC transporter permease, with protein MLYNFLFIVISAIISYIEKIGLEKEIILVSILALIQLIILGLTLKIIFSLGILFSFLLLTLMISAASYLVSKEVKIKNKSKLFLSLFLSYILTTTTVLFFLIISKTVSLTPSQIIPLAGMVIGNSMNTAHQTLETLIDKVKTEKEVFLGYIALGAREIIALKPFIRTAIRIALIPQINRTKSVGIIFIPGAMVGLILAGADPLYAAKIQVVIMWMIIYSSLVVSISICYLMHKDLAKV; from the coding sequence ATGTTATATAACTTTTTATTTATAGTCATATCTGCTATTATATCATATATTGAAAAAATAGGTTTGGAAAAGGAGATAATTTTAGTTTCTATCTTAGCTTTAATTCAACTAATTATTTTAGGGCTAACTTTGAAGATTATATTCTCATTGGGTATACTCTTCTCCTTTTTACTACTTACTTTAATGATATCTGCAGCTTCATATTTAGTCAGTAAAGAGGTAAAAATAAAAAATAAAAGTAAGCTATTCTTATCACTTTTTTTATCATATATTTTGACAACTACAACAGTTTTATTTTTCCTTATAATCTCGAAAACAGTGTCTTTAACACCTTCTCAAATAATTCCATTAGCAGGAATGGTTATAGGAAACTCCATGAATACAGCTCATCAAACATTAGAAACATTAATAGATAAAGTAAAAACAGAAAAAGAAGTTTTTTTAGGATATATAGCTTTAGGAGCTAGAGAGATAATAGCCTTAAAGCCATTTATTAGAACTGCTATAAGAATAGCTTTAATACCACAAATAAACAGAACAAAGTCTGTAGGGATAATTTTTATACCTGGGGCTATGGTAGGGTTAATATTAGCAGGAGCTGATCCTCTATATGCTGCAAAGATACAAGTTGTAATTATGTGGATGATTATATATTCATCCTTAGTAGTTTCTATATCCATCTGTTACCTTATGCATAAAGACCTTGCTAAAGTCTGA
- a CDS encoding YkgJ family cysteine cluster protein, whose translation MRCAYCCSCKGWRIYLNYFDLIKLKDYNYAIERCEGFFNYRLKVNEKGCILLKDNLCRVHIEKGLEYKPLMCLIFPFSCMVKWDGTPLLIIKHYCNGIKKGKIDKKIVKKAIEYIKELYFDKFDNFLKENMEYSSKTYFDEKNRITWEYREELGRYLFNSKNFDELGEKIKEIFNIDINLKRHHDEEEIIRYLLELNRREHFRKLTFKDEVNILLKIANYLTKFKNVLEGEKEIDKMLFIYQKLYL comes from the coding sequence ATGAGATGTGCATACTGCTGTTCCTGTAAAGGTTGGAGGATATATTTAAATTATTTTGACCTTATAAAACTTAAAGATTACAATTATGCTATTGAAAGATGTGAAGGGTTTTTTAACTATAGGTTGAAAGTTAATGAAAAAGGTTGTATATTATTAAAAGATAATTTATGTAGAGTTCATATAGAAAAAGGTTTAGAATACAAACCATTGATGTGCTTAATCTTTCCATTCAGTTGCATGGTTAAGTGGGATGGAACTCCTTTATTAATAATAAAACATTATTGTAATGGAATTAAAAAAGGTAAAATTGACAAAAAAATTGTAAAAAAGGCCATTGAATATATAAAAGAGCTTTATTTTGATAAATTTGATAATTTCTTAAAAGAAAATATGGAATATAGTAGTAAAACATATTTTGATGAGAAGAATAGAATAACTTGGGAATATAGGGAAGAGTTGGGGAGATATTTATTTAACTCGAAGAACTTTGATGAGTTAGGGGAGAAGATCAAAGAGATATTTAACATTGATATAAATTTAAAAAGACATCATGATGAAGAGGAGATAATAAGATATCTATTAGAGCTAAATAGAAGAGAACATTTTAGAAAGCTAACTTTTAAAGATGAGGTTAATATATTACTAAAAATAGCAAATTATTTAACAAAGTTTAAAAATGTTTTAGAAGGGGAAAAAGAGATAGATAAAATGTTATTTATCTACCAAAAGCTCTATCTATAA
- a CDS encoding EMC6-like membrane protein, which yields MDIEGKCCTIHTFGGIIFGYLANYIYLMGLGIFSGIVTLLFLFFGAVIFGHITAKIFGEKCLNQKQWFSCGLLPFYLVAIIVWILKYNNII from the coding sequence ATGGATATTGAAGGAAAATGTTGTACAATACATACATTTGGTGGAATAATTTTTGGTTATTTAGCAAACTACATTTATCTTATGGGATTAGGAATTTTCAGTGGAATAGTTACACTGTTATTTCTATTTTTTGGTGCTGTCATATTTGGCCATATAACAGCTAAAATTTTTGGAGAAAAATGTTTAAATCAAAAACAGTGGTTTAGTTGTGGATTGTTGCCCTTTTACTTAGTAGCTATAATAGTTTGGATTCTAAAATACAACAATATTATTTAA
- the cfbA gene encoding sirohydrochlorin nickelochelatase — MEALILVGHGSRYPYSKELMEKIAEKIRERNLFPIVEIGMMEFNEPTIPQALKKVIEMGAKRIIVVPVFLAHGTHTLKDIPHLLGLKELDENDSHHHHHDHEHVEIPEDVEIIYREPIGADDRLVEIIIDRAFGR; from the coding sequence TTGGAGGCTTTAATATTAGTAGGGCATGGAAGTAGGTACCCATACAGCAAAGAGCTTATGGAAAAGATAGCTGAAAAAATTAGGGAGAGGAATTTATTTCCAATAGTGGAGATAGGGATGATGGAATTTAATGAACCCACCATTCCACAAGCATTAAAAAAGGTTATAGAAATGGGTGCTAAAAGGATAATAGTAGTCCCAGTCTTTTTAGCCCATGGGACACATACATTAAAAGATATTCCACACTTATTAGGATTGAAAGAATTAGATGAGAATGATAGCCATCATCACCATCATGATCATGAACATGTTGAAATTCCAGAAGATGTTGAAATAATATATAGGGAGCCCATAGGGGCTGATGATAGATTAGTTGAGATTATTATAGATAGAGCTTTTGGTAGATAA